CCGGCTCCTCGGGCACCTAAAGGCTAGCGTAGGCGAAAAGACCCCAAAGCGAGCCAACTAAAGAACCACCTGAACTTCCCAAGTAATTGTTCTGAATGGCAAGCGCCCGCCCCGCAAAGGACCTAGCAGGCGCCCGGCTACCGGCAGCGAGTTAGTTGATTCTCGGATCGTTCGGTTTTGCGGGATGCATAAATCCGTTCGAATCTACCGGTATCTGCTCCCTACCGCTGGAGGCGGAATCTAGGTGCCTCCCTTACCGGCAACCATGCGCCTAGCTCCCAAATGGGCTCGTGTTGTTCATCAGTGGCACATACAAAAGCAATTACAAGGCATTCCGCTTGGTATTGTCAGCTTTGACAGGTTGTCTTTATTATTGTTTCGCATGGATATGATTTTTACTTTCCGACCCCCaccctttgtttttgtttagaTCCCTGGTCCAAATCCATGCCGCTTCCGAGCCCGCCAATATAGATAGAACGAACAATGAAACTTGAAGGAAGGGAAAgagggaaggaaaaaagaaggaaaagagaagaaaataatCCAGTAGTAGGAAATTTGTAGCCAGAATATGTAAGTAACGCCCCCAAAAATTTAGTAAGAAACATCTCTTCGTACAGTTCAACCCCTCATGTATCCGGCTTTGCTTGCTCAGCATCAATATATGGAGAATAAAACACtccaaggaaaagaaaaaagaaaaagaaacagatGCATGGTGGCACGGGCCATGTATGTACACCCTGAAAGAGGAATACACCAATACATACAATTTAACCAGACCAATGCAGCCAGGTAGCTTCCGCGAAAAGTCCAATGTGATAATGGACAAAATAAgaacaaagcaaaaaaaaaatgaaaaaaacgaaataaaaaacaaGTGGCTGGGCAATAAGAACCTTGGGTATCTGGAGGTATTCAAGAAAGCGGTGACGGACAGCGCGGTAGATGATGCAGTTGGTTTGTCGAAGTAACAAGACCGCCGATGTGGCAGAATTTCCCCGTCTAGGATTAATCAAACGCTAGAATGGTGTCCAGAGGTGTGAGTGTCGTGGTGATAGTGAAGATTCGACCGCCAGTTAGGTTATTAAACGGGACCGCCGGAGTAGCACTCACAAGATGAGTTGCTTAAGGTTGCGCTGTATAATCATGTCCTGCACAGACGTCATCGTGATCTTGAGTAGGTTCGTGTCCGTAGCGTTTGTGAAGTGGCCGTATATCTCTTTCTCTGGGTTTCGGTTAAGTGCTCGGAACTTGTCCATAAAGTACTTGCTAGTCTGCTTCCAGTCGTCTGATGGTCCGTGATAGTCGGTGAACCCATATTCGGTAATGGGACTCTTTGTGATTTTCTCCTTGAACAGGTCCATCTTGTTGAGGAACAAGATCAGCGCCGATTTTGTGAACCAATGCGAGTTGGCGATCGACTCCCACAGCATCAAGGCTTCGTTCATTTGGTTCTGTCCAGCCGGGTTATGGTTAGATATGAGCTCCTAGGGCTGACCAAAACTGTTGCCAAGCTGTGCTGTTTTATAAAGTTGTGCTTGCGGTGTTGAGACTTACTCCGTCCTTATCCTCAACTAAACACTGATCGTAGCCGGAAATTGCGACTAGGAAAAGAAGACAGTTGACGTTCTCGAAACAATGTATCCACTTCTTCCTTTCCGACCTTTGGCCACCGACATCGAACATTCGGTATGTGAGCTGGCCCAAGTCAAACACGGTCTCGGTAATGCCGGTCGTTCTGAGTCTCGAGCGGAGCAAATCTTGGTCTGTCGGAACGTAGCTCTTATCCCAAATACGGTCGAGGTCGTCACAGAAACTGTGTATAGGGCCTGCGTAAGCAACACAAATCAAGGCATGATCAGCCGAAGGTTGGGGATAATGCACTCACTAGTCCAGGTTGTCATGTAGCGCAAACTCGTTGCCCTTGGCAATCGCCTTCTTCACGCCAGCATCCACCCATAGTGCTTTGATTGGGTCTAGAAACTCGATTGGTAAGGCGTCATGCGCGCCGAGTTCCTGCTCCTCCATGATCAGGGTTATGTTCCTCTGTAGCCAAAATGGGATGTTAGTTATATGTTTCAAACCCGGCAGGCTCTTTGTTGTCTTGTAGTGCATTCGTGGCGGCGGAAGGATGGAGCTCAGGATGATGGGGGCGAGTCCGGTAGGGAATCGAGTGCGCGAGACCTATTTGTCATGAAATAGGAAAGTGCAGAGTTTTAACATGCCTCGTTCTCCTTGTTCTCGAATTCGATGTCCAACTCTTGCATGGCATCATGGATAAGCCTGAAAGATTGCACAATGTTTTGAAACACGACAGGCTTCCATTCGATCTTTTCGTTCTTGCTGAAGCCTTGAGCATATATCAGCTTCATTTGCTTGAGGACGGTCGATTTTCCCGATTCACCGGCGCCTATGGTATCGAAAAACACAACTTGGTTAGCAGAGTGCTTCCGATTTGGACCAGATCACCAGTGGCCTCGAATGTAAACATTGCTCGGCGACAtacccagcagcagcagtttgACCTCCTTTTGCAAGCGCTTCTCGTCGGCGCGGATGGCCTTGTCGAGCTCCCTGCTGCGGGCAGCCCCCGCCTCATCGTGGACGTTGCGGCTGCCGAAGCACATCTTGCCAGAGGGCAATTGGCGGATTGCTCCCGACAAGTGGTTCGATGAGGTCGAAGCAACTGAGTGCTTGTATTAACTAACGAGTAAAAAGACCTATTCTAGGTCGATTTCTCGGGTGCGACTTGTTTGTCGCTTTgtggctacctaggtaataaTTGGTCGAGATTTGTGTGTGTCGCACGTCTTCTGACAGGTCCGGGTCGGTCTTGCCTGCTATGGGAGGAGAACCAATTGGTGATGGAATGAAACAAATTGACGGGTGGGGGTCGCGATGGCGTTAGTCGCAATCCGGGTAGCTGCAGGAAGCGGCTCCCcctattattattattcttTGCTGTTCTGGGCGAGCGGGCGCGCGGATAAGAGGATGAGGGATCTCCAATGCACGTCGATGAAGTGATGCAGCGGATACCAGGCGCGGGAAGCGAAATACACAAGGAAGCTAACCGTACGGGTTTTTGTGGGAGTGGATGTAAGCACGGCAAGGTACGGAGCGGGTGGATAGGTGGACAAGGTGGACAAGGTGGGTAAGGACAAGCACCGTGGTGGTGTGCAAGTTTACCTACCAAGCCTTGCAAGCCTACGAAGatacataggtacctaggtgggTACCTGGAACCAGACTAGATAGCACCAGAATTTTAGGCTGGGTTAAATGCCAAGGGTCTGGGAGGGCCAGGGCGGTAGGTGTGTGCGGGCCGTGGGAGATTGGCTTTGCTTCGGCTTGCTACAACGGACATCTCTTCCGGTGTTGTGTACCCAAAGTAAAGGACAGTAAAATTATGTATGTGCGCTGACATTTATCTGTCCAGCCTCCAACTGCCCTACAGAACGCATCGGCAGCCGAAACTGTGCTCAAGTCGCGATGGCTGGCAGATGGCGTTTAATCAATCGACCACCGACCCGGTACGTGGATTGAAGATTTTCTCCCAACTTTTGGGTGTTTCCTTGCATCAGGTCGTGGAAGCATGAGGCGAAACAGTTTCGACCTGTCAAAAGGCAGTTCAACTAGCCATTCGCCTTTTTTAGGTACCGAAGCGAAGCGGCTCAGTAGCCTGGCATGGTAACCCGGCAGGTGagcaaggtacctaggtacctacactAGGTATGTGTACCTCCACCCTCCTAGGGCATCTAAGCTAAAGCCCACCACACCTCAGGTTTACCGTAAACAAGGGAGAACCTCAGTACGTACTAACACGTCAAGAGGTACGTGGTACTTCTTAGCCCGATACCGATACCAACAAACCATCTGGTGGGCTAAATGGGGGAACCAAATCATGGAACTCTAATTCTAAGCGTGTAACTTCCAGCcccgccaaaaaaaatatatatatatatatatatatatacatagGTATGTATACGTGGTATAAATCGAACATGATAAACGCAAAAAAGGGAAACATAGCCTCGGAAAGAGCTTAGGGATAGTTACCGTGGTATAGGATCCAGGGAGGGAGggggagagagaaagagggagggagaaaaaaaaaactaaaacTCAAGCACACAAAACGCGCCACCCGCCACCCGGCGATTTTGCTGCATCTGTCCAGCACCCTTGGTCCCTTGCAACGGAGAGATTCCTTTGCGAGAAACTTTTCGCGTGCATGCTCGCGATTGCTTGGGGATGTTTGAGTACGCCTCAGGAGCTTGTCCTTGTCTAGCTTAGCTCCAGAGAAAAGGGGACTGAAAGTTGCTCGGTTCCATCATGGCCCGTGGAGAGGCCGGGGGGATTTCTAGGTGGAGGGGCATGGATGTTGGCCTCCCTGTTTCCGTTTAGCATCCTACAGTACAATACCTCATTCGTATACCATCTCAATGCCAGCCAGCATCCACCTGCGAAAAAGCGAAAAAATTTGCAGCGAAGGGAGGGGGGGGAATGATTGGATATATAGAAACAAAAGATTAAACTCTCTCTGTCTTTGGTTCTTAGGTGTCAGGGGTCTAGACTTATCGCCCGTTAGCTGACTCTTCGGATGGGTGACACGTGGTTGACATCAATCTACTACTCAAGCAAGTACCTAAAAAGTTAAAAAAAGAGTAGTGAAGCCGTTGAAGAGCTTGGACACATACATAATCACAGGGATGAGTTCTGTTGTAGATTGGACCTTCGGCGCGTTGTTTTCGCTACGTAATTAGTAGGTACTTCAGTAACGGTACGATGCATTGCAAGGCTACCAGGAAGTGTACTTCGCTTCTAACTGTATCGTGCCACCACCCACCAAGTGGGTTGCAAAATAACCGGGATCGCCAAATTTGGAGGACTACACCAAAAAGTACGAAACCCTGCCATTAACTCTCTATTTTCAACGTCGAATAGCTAATTTGATTCTGGAGATATTTGGAAGCTTTTAACTCTCACCTGTTTATCAAAAGCCTTTCAACCACCATATTAAATTTTAGTGCATTTCAtttgtttgttgttgttttagAAGTTGTTATCGTTTGCGGTCCCGGTTATTTTGCAACCCACTTGCCACCTGGTCGTGAACTTGGGTGGTTTCATCGGGTTTGGATTTGGGCTGCCAGAGCGGGTCGACGTTGAGGGGGCCTTGGGGGCATCATTTCAATGATGACAGGGCATGCTGACTTGTGAATTCCCCACTAGGGGGTGCTCGAGCTTACGGGATGTGCCGTCCCTGGTCAAATTGCCGCATTGTTGTAATGTGTAGCGTTGGCAACTGGCAACTCAGATGGGGAGCGCATCCATTAAAGCCTTGCGATTTGAGGGACCTTGCCAATGGAACCAACACAATATTTGGTTCAATCGCTATTAGTCGCCATCGAGACGACGGTCGAGGGCAGTGCTATAAGGTTTGCGCTTTCGTTGTGGGAAACCCCGGACAACGGACCCGTGGGGATCAGCGTGGTAAAATGATCGGCACGTCTATCTTTCTTTCCGTccctgccaaaaaaaaaaaaaaaaaaaaaaaagaagtggCTTGAACGAGCAGTGAAGGGACTGATTGGGGCGGGTCTCGGTGGGTGGACGAGGAGTTGGGTTTAGCGACAGGAAGTATTAATACCCGTACCTACTTCGTACAAGCTTGAACAGGCTAGGAAGTAGAAAGAACTACGAAGTACTTTTGTACCTTGGTCTAAAACAGGTACTGAGCTTAATACTGGCTCTACGTGGTAAGTAGTATGTCTAGACCTAACTGAGTTTGGAGCCTATCGTGATATCTTccgagtaggtaggtaggcacttCGTTTGTCGCGCTGCGATACTTGTATAGTAAGTAATGGGACCATATGATAAGCACCCAATCTCATTGGCGTAGTGTCTCCATCAAATCTCGCTGTTAATCGAAAAATCTCGATGATGAAGTGGTGGTGGATGAACCACTGGATACATTTCAATCGGTCTGATCCACTTGGTACCAGTCCTTTGCTTTGAGTTCGGCTGCCTGAGTCGAGCCGCGACGAACCCACCACCCGCTCGCGTCGCTGGGAGCTGCTACGGCAGAGACGGAATACCTCTGCGCAACCGATGGCAACTTGATTGGTTACAGCTAACATGGATTCGTCTAGGTAACCGCAGGGCTTCTCCTGCAAGTGACATCGTACAGCTGGCCAGTCTCCTGAAGTTGTTCTTTTCCCTCGGGTAAATGGAATACGTCAATGGAAGGAGCAAAGGCAAGCTTGCGATTGATTCCGTTGGCGATaaattaggtaggtaggtacctacccaacTAATCTACTTCGTAGTTCGTCTACCTGGACTCTTTCACATCCAATTCGCGTGCCTGTCTTGGCGACGCAGGCGTGCACGTACAGGCATGTTTGCTTCTGTTACGTTCCATCGTAAATTTAGATAGTCTTACATCAAATCCCCAATTACATTGACTTCATCTGCAGGTA
This DNA window, taken from Pyricularia oryzae 70-15 chromosome 6, whole genome shotgun sequence, encodes the following:
- a CDS encoding guanine nucleotide-binding protein alpha-2 subunit, translating into MCFGSRNVHDEAGAARSRELDKAIRADEKRLQKEVKLLLLGAGESGKSTVLKQMKLIYAQGFSKNEKIEWKPVVFQNIVQSFRLIHDAMQELDIEFENKENERNITLIMEEQELGAHDALPIEFLDPIKALWVDAGVKKAIAKGNEFALHDNLDYFCDDLDRIWDKSYVPTDQDLLRSRLRTTGITETVFDLGQLTYRMFDVGGQRSERKKWIHCFENVNCLLFLVAISGYDQCLVEDKDGNQMNEALMLWESIANSHWFTKSALILFLNKMDLFKEKITKSPITEYGFTDYHGPSDDWKQTSKYFMDKFRALNRNPEKEIYGHFTNATDTNLLKITMTSVQDMIIQRNLKQLIFV